From Osmerus mordax isolate fOsmMor3 chromosome 8, fOsmMor3.pri, whole genome shotgun sequence, a single genomic window includes:
- the LOC136947448 gene encoding uncharacterized protein isoform X1 — MMHAFEYHTTWIVMLAVAVSSQKQPGLSQSSQPNSGLRANCLGNVMRLSLDKSLAVGNLLEVDAINGTDVIPLTPRLAAQCGYSMESDPWGNTKIYSSLFGCYAGSKEAGTFSLGLNLRMSGDLKLDEATYVVTKTCNYRSLATRHILCERNYIEVSTQLFKPQIAKNILGHDDDFTDDAGQDSVKYYVHYYYYYYYVYLFLHLCAVVLTFLPMPQASASPNDIWKLMFFTPEPKVMLLNEAKKAGYGVKSTEHRLVLRSPFNSAETYIENVAGVPMEVFSVSTYYVPIYGLNIVDSDAACPTGGLIFTDKTITWHVPRRITPVIKGAVKILKMYMGIDGQRLDKYQMAARKYTLSSTEFHIVIELPIGTPDGYYKSLAPDDQYHITFTVEPMLELVWREESTQTDTKYKVLFPITTPLMSWPTQFTGNAVPEERLFEILLGTFLPDVELINITFNTGVFSVAECNVKGFDVKEHRFPNGSKSFYLKVPFFEDAVLVHNPVPLLTTYILPMTFGLLILPEETPFSHVAKAEVSLQDVVPPAITGTCDPGYFYVTVGYGSQGHNFRTMIGERELTSKLGETYGLMSNSTHFSFVVPYSSADSIFEMVMSTSVRARIDLELVASNNWKLNDFSLSCSFPLTTTECYSNGTMTALAMKVESVPNMILSHLTLRDDSCKPNSSNNRFAYFSFGVNSCGTTRTMLGNIMVYENDISLDLKSYTSKYPDVAYYKQTVSCYYLVNVTETMAFRTRPRVKDPSADIGMGYLIVQMRLAQDESYKLFYQVEDYPVAKYLRQPLYIEVELMQSMDIKIELVLENCWATQHKDRSSLPRWNLIVDSCANLDDPYSTVFHPVEFDSRVNIPAHVKRFSVNMFTFVTDEVVLKENIFVHCNAVLCDSNNPSYGVCSSQCVNPAKTGAKKSWTADLKGSRNINYQVQGEQLSSGPILLSEPE; from the exons ATGATGCATGCATTTGAATATCA CACAACATGGATTGTGATGCTAGCTGTTGCAGTTTCTAGTCAGAAACAGCCAGGTTTAAGTCAATCTTCACAACCAA ACAGTGGTTTGCGGGCCAACTGTCTTGGAAATGTCATGCGGCTGAGTTTGGATAAGTCTCTGGCGGTTGGGAATCTTCTTGAAGTTGATGCTATTA ATGGCACTGATGTCATACCGCTTACACCCAGACTGGCTGCACAGTGTGGATACAGCATGGAGTCTGACCCATGGGGCAACACTAAAATATATTCCTCCTTGTTTGGCTGTTATGCTGGAAGCAAG GAGGCTGGTACATTCAGCCTTGGACTGAATCTCAGAATGTCAGGGGATCTTAAGTTGGATGAGGCTACTTATGTTGTGACAAAAACATGCAACTATCGTTCATTGGCCACACGGCACATTCTCTGTGAAAGGAACTATATAGAG GTGTCAACCCAGTTGTTCAAGCCTCAGATTGCAAAGAACATACTGGGTCATGATGATGACTTCACTGATGATGCTGGGCAGGATTCAGTCAAATATTatgtacattattattattattattattatgtgtatttatttttacactTGTGTGCAGTTGTGTTAACATTTCTCCCCATGCCACAGGCCAGTGCCTCACCAAATGACATCTGGAAGTTGATGTTCTTTACTCCTGAACCAAAAGTCATGCTGCTCAATGAGGCTAAGAAGGCTGGCTATGGTGTCAAGTCTACAGAACATCGCTTGGTGCTGCGAAGTCCCTTCAACTCAGCAGAGACTTACATAGAGAAT GTGGCTGGGGTTCCCATGGAAGTGTTTAGTGTTAGCACTTACTACGTACCCATTTATGGCTTGAATATTGTGGACTCTGATGCTGCCTGTCCTACTG GTGGCTTGATTTTCACTGACAAGACAATCACTTGGCATGTACCCCGCCGCATTACACCTGTAATCAAAGGTGCCGTTAAGATTTTGAAGATGTACATGGGCATTGATGGACAGAGACTGGACAAATACCAGATGGCTGCCAGAAAATACACCTTGTCGTCCACAGAATTTCACATAGTCATTGAGCTCCCAATAGGAACACCTGATGGGTACTACAAG AGTCTTGCCCCAGATGATCAGTATCACATCACCTTTACCGTTGAGCCCATGTTGGAACTGGTGTGGCGTGAAGAGAGTACTCAAACTGACACAAAATATAAGGTCCTCTTTCCTATTACAACTCCCCTGATGTCCTGGCCTACTCAGTTCACAGGCA ATGCAGTTCCTGAGGAGAGGTTATTTGAAATCCTCTTGGGTACTTTTCTCCCTGATGTGGAGCTGATAAACATCACCTTCAATACTGGGGTCTTTTCTGTGGCAGAGTGCAACGTGAAAGGGTTCGACGTTAAAGAGCACAGATTTCCGAATGGCTCAAAGTCATTCTATCTGAAAGTGCCCTTCTTTGAGGATGCAGTCCTTGTGCAT AATCCTGTACCTTTGCTCACAACCTACATCCTGCCTATGACCTTTGGACTGCTCATCCTGCCTGAAGAAACTCCATTCTCCCATGTAGCAAAGGCAGAGGTTTCTTTGCAGGATGTTG TTCCCCCTGCGATTACTGGTACATGTGACCCGGGGTACTTCTATGTCACTGTTGGGTATGGAAGCCAAGGCCACAACTTTAGAACCATGATTGGCGAGAGGGAGCTCACCAGTAAGCTGGGTGAGACGTATGGGCTAATGAGCAACAGCACTCACTTCAGTTTTGTGGTGCCGTACAGTAGTGCTGACTCCATATTTGAG ATGGTTATGTCTACTTCAGTCAGAGCCCGAATTGATTTGGAGCTGGTGGCCTCCAATAACTGGAAGCTTAATGACTTCTCGTTGTCCTGCAGCTTTCCCTTGACAACAACTG AGTGTTACTCTAATGGCACAATGACTGCCTTGGCTATGAAAGTGGAGTCTGTTCCCAATATGATCCTCAGTCATCTGACCCTGAGAGATGATTCCTGTAAACCGAACAGTAGCAACAACCGTTTTGCTTACTTTTCCTTCGGTGTGAACAGTTGCGGAACCACAAGAACG ATGCTTGGCAACATTATGGTGTATGAGAATGACATTTCGTTGGATCTCAAGAGCTACACCAGCAAGTATCCAGATGTGGCATATTACAA GCAAACTGTTTCCTGCTACTATCTGGTCAATGTCACCGAGACCATGGCGTTCCGTACCCGGCCGAGGGTAAAGGATCCATCTGCTGACATTGGAATGGGATATTTGATTGTCCAAATGAGATTGGCTCAGG ATGAGTCATATAAGCTGTTCTATCAAGTGGAGGACTACCCAGTGGCTAAGTATTTGAGACAGCCCCTGTACATTGAGGTTGAATTAATGCAGTCCATGGATATCAAAATTGAGCTTGTTCTTGAGAACTGCTGGGCAACCCAACACAAAGACAGGAGCTCTCTGCCTAGATGGAATCTCATTGTTGACAG CTGTGCGAACCTTGATGACCCCTACTCGACAGTTTTCCATCCTGTGGAGTTTGACTCAAGGGTCAACATCCCTGCTCATGTGAAGCGCTTTTCTGTCAACATGTTCACCTTCGTTACCGATGAGGTGGTTCTGAAAGAAAAC ATTTTTGTACATTGCAATGCTGTTCTTTGCGACTCCAACAATCCATCATATGGAGTATGTAGTAGCCAGTGTGTGAACCCGGCAAAGACTGGTGCCAAAAAATCCTGGACAGCTGATCTTAAAG GGTCCAGAAATATCAATTACCAGGTGCAAGGTGAACAACTTTCCTCAGGACCTATACTACTCTCTGAACCTGAATAA
- the ttc32 gene encoding tetratricopeptide repeat protein 32, protein MEQDTQTLEHAHVEFKKRNFKQAEDLYTKFISSCLQTRKCEASALASALNNRGQIKYFRVDFNEAIEDYTSAINANSQFELPFYNRGLIHYRLGFPQKAEHDFKRVLELNANFEDAKTSLKQTLLDRQHKIDRGY, encoded by the exons ATGGAACAAGATACTCAAACTCTTGAACATGCCCACGTTGAGTTCAAAAAACGTAATTTTAAACAGGCAGAGGATCTATATACAAAGTTTATTTCATCCTGTTTGCAAACAAG AAAATGTGAGGCCAGTGCTCTCGCTTCTGCTCTAAACAACCGTGGGCAAATAAAGTACTTCAGAGTAGACTTCAATGAGGCAATTGAAGACTACACTTCTGCAATCAACGCCAATTCTCAGTTTGAGTTACCTTTCTACAACAGAGGACTCATTCACTACCGATTGG GTTTTCCCCAAAAAGCTGAACATGACTTCAAGAGAGTACTAGAGCTCAATGCTAATTTTGAAGATGCCAAAACAAGCTTAAAACAAACTTTATTGGACCGACAGCACAAGATTGATAGAGGATATTAA
- the LOC136947448 gene encoding uncharacterized protein isoform X2 produces the protein MMHAFEYHTTWIVMLAVAVSSQKQPGLSQSSQPNSGLRANCLGNVMRLSLDKSLAVGNLLEVDAINGTDVIPLTPRLAAQCGYSMESDPWGNTKIYSSLFGCYAGSKEAGTFSLGLNLRMSGDLKLDEATYVVTKTCNYRSLATRHILCERNYIEVSTQLFKPQIAKNILGHDDDFTDDAGQDSVKYYASASPNDIWKLMFFTPEPKVMLLNEAKKAGYGVKSTEHRLVLRSPFNSAETYIENVAGVPMEVFSVSTYYVPIYGLNIVDSDAACPTGGLIFTDKTITWHVPRRITPVIKGAVKILKMYMGIDGQRLDKYQMAARKYTLSSTEFHIVIELPIGTPDGYYKSLAPDDQYHITFTVEPMLELVWREESTQTDTKYKVLFPITTPLMSWPTQFTGNAVPEERLFEILLGTFLPDVELINITFNTGVFSVAECNVKGFDVKEHRFPNGSKSFYLKVPFFEDAVLVHNPVPLLTTYILPMTFGLLILPEETPFSHVAKAEVSLQDVVPPAITGTCDPGYFYVTVGYGSQGHNFRTMIGERELTSKLGETYGLMSNSTHFSFVVPYSSADSIFEMVMSTSVRARIDLELVASNNWKLNDFSLSCSFPLTTTECYSNGTMTALAMKVESVPNMILSHLTLRDDSCKPNSSNNRFAYFSFGVNSCGTTRTMLGNIMVYENDISLDLKSYTSKYPDVAYYKQTVSCYYLVNVTETMAFRTRPRVKDPSADIGMGYLIVQMRLAQDESYKLFYQVEDYPVAKYLRQPLYIEVELMQSMDIKIELVLENCWATQHKDRSSLPRWNLIVDSCANLDDPYSTVFHPVEFDSRVNIPAHVKRFSVNMFTFVTDEVVLKENIFVHCNAVLCDSNNPSYGVCSSQCVNPAKTGAKKSWTADLKGSRNINYQVQGEQLSSGPILLSEPE, from the exons ATGATGCATGCATTTGAATATCA CACAACATGGATTGTGATGCTAGCTGTTGCAGTTTCTAGTCAGAAACAGCCAGGTTTAAGTCAATCTTCACAACCAA ACAGTGGTTTGCGGGCCAACTGTCTTGGAAATGTCATGCGGCTGAGTTTGGATAAGTCTCTGGCGGTTGGGAATCTTCTTGAAGTTGATGCTATTA ATGGCACTGATGTCATACCGCTTACACCCAGACTGGCTGCACAGTGTGGATACAGCATGGAGTCTGACCCATGGGGCAACACTAAAATATATTCCTCCTTGTTTGGCTGTTATGCTGGAAGCAAG GAGGCTGGTACATTCAGCCTTGGACTGAATCTCAGAATGTCAGGGGATCTTAAGTTGGATGAGGCTACTTATGTTGTGACAAAAACATGCAACTATCGTTCATTGGCCACACGGCACATTCTCTGTGAAAGGAACTATATAGAG GTGTCAACCCAGTTGTTCAAGCCTCAGATTGCAAAGAACATACTGGGTCATGATGATGACTTCACTGATGATGCTGGGCAGGATTCAGTCAAATATTat GCCAGTGCCTCACCAAATGACATCTGGAAGTTGATGTTCTTTACTCCTGAACCAAAAGTCATGCTGCTCAATGAGGCTAAGAAGGCTGGCTATGGTGTCAAGTCTACAGAACATCGCTTGGTGCTGCGAAGTCCCTTCAACTCAGCAGAGACTTACATAGAGAAT GTGGCTGGGGTTCCCATGGAAGTGTTTAGTGTTAGCACTTACTACGTACCCATTTATGGCTTGAATATTGTGGACTCTGATGCTGCCTGTCCTACTG GTGGCTTGATTTTCACTGACAAGACAATCACTTGGCATGTACCCCGCCGCATTACACCTGTAATCAAAGGTGCCGTTAAGATTTTGAAGATGTACATGGGCATTGATGGACAGAGACTGGACAAATACCAGATGGCTGCCAGAAAATACACCTTGTCGTCCACAGAATTTCACATAGTCATTGAGCTCCCAATAGGAACACCTGATGGGTACTACAAG AGTCTTGCCCCAGATGATCAGTATCACATCACCTTTACCGTTGAGCCCATGTTGGAACTGGTGTGGCGTGAAGAGAGTACTCAAACTGACACAAAATATAAGGTCCTCTTTCCTATTACAACTCCCCTGATGTCCTGGCCTACTCAGTTCACAGGCA ATGCAGTTCCTGAGGAGAGGTTATTTGAAATCCTCTTGGGTACTTTTCTCCCTGATGTGGAGCTGATAAACATCACCTTCAATACTGGGGTCTTTTCTGTGGCAGAGTGCAACGTGAAAGGGTTCGACGTTAAAGAGCACAGATTTCCGAATGGCTCAAAGTCATTCTATCTGAAAGTGCCCTTCTTTGAGGATGCAGTCCTTGTGCAT AATCCTGTACCTTTGCTCACAACCTACATCCTGCCTATGACCTTTGGACTGCTCATCCTGCCTGAAGAAACTCCATTCTCCCATGTAGCAAAGGCAGAGGTTTCTTTGCAGGATGTTG TTCCCCCTGCGATTACTGGTACATGTGACCCGGGGTACTTCTATGTCACTGTTGGGTATGGAAGCCAAGGCCACAACTTTAGAACCATGATTGGCGAGAGGGAGCTCACCAGTAAGCTGGGTGAGACGTATGGGCTAATGAGCAACAGCACTCACTTCAGTTTTGTGGTGCCGTACAGTAGTGCTGACTCCATATTTGAG ATGGTTATGTCTACTTCAGTCAGAGCCCGAATTGATTTGGAGCTGGTGGCCTCCAATAACTGGAAGCTTAATGACTTCTCGTTGTCCTGCAGCTTTCCCTTGACAACAACTG AGTGTTACTCTAATGGCACAATGACTGCCTTGGCTATGAAAGTGGAGTCTGTTCCCAATATGATCCTCAGTCATCTGACCCTGAGAGATGATTCCTGTAAACCGAACAGTAGCAACAACCGTTTTGCTTACTTTTCCTTCGGTGTGAACAGTTGCGGAACCACAAGAACG ATGCTTGGCAACATTATGGTGTATGAGAATGACATTTCGTTGGATCTCAAGAGCTACACCAGCAAGTATCCAGATGTGGCATATTACAA GCAAACTGTTTCCTGCTACTATCTGGTCAATGTCACCGAGACCATGGCGTTCCGTACCCGGCCGAGGGTAAAGGATCCATCTGCTGACATTGGAATGGGATATTTGATTGTCCAAATGAGATTGGCTCAGG ATGAGTCATATAAGCTGTTCTATCAAGTGGAGGACTACCCAGTGGCTAAGTATTTGAGACAGCCCCTGTACATTGAGGTTGAATTAATGCAGTCCATGGATATCAAAATTGAGCTTGTTCTTGAGAACTGCTGGGCAACCCAACACAAAGACAGGAGCTCTCTGCCTAGATGGAATCTCATTGTTGACAG CTGTGCGAACCTTGATGACCCCTACTCGACAGTTTTCCATCCTGTGGAGTTTGACTCAAGGGTCAACATCCCTGCTCATGTGAAGCGCTTTTCTGTCAACATGTTCACCTTCGTTACCGATGAGGTGGTTCTGAAAGAAAAC ATTTTTGTACATTGCAATGCTGTTCTTTGCGACTCCAACAATCCATCATATGGAGTATGTAGTAGCCAGTGTGTGAACCCGGCAAAGACTGGTGCCAAAAAATCCTGGACAGCTGATCTTAAAG GGTCCAGAAATATCAATTACCAGGTGCAAGGTGAACAACTTTCCTCAGGACCTATACTACTCTCTGAACCTGAATAA